The region GCTTGTAAGCAGAGTCTTCCATTGCTTTAGCAATAATGCGATCTTCCAATGTGGTTGGGTTAAATTCTTCAGAGTTGGTAGTCATAATTGATTCTATGTTGAATTGTTTTTACCTCAGTCAACCTAACTCAACAGTGGAGTTGTTGTTGTGTCTGATTACTTTTATAATAGGTTGATTAAATCAAGTTGTTAATCACGGATTTTTATTATTCACTACTTAATATTTAGCCCTATTCAACAAATAATATTTAAATAAAAACATCCTAGATTTATTAATTAAATCTAGGATGTTTTTCTAATTTATTTAATTGACTAAGTTTGAGGTTGTCGCAGGAGTTTAACCTTTTGAAATGGATGTATTTGATTAAAATCTAATCCGTAACGCACCATATCACCAAAGAGATTAATCTGCTCAATCTCTGCTGGAGATAGTCTACCTTTTTCTACTGCGGAGATCGCTTCATCAATTTCTTGTCTATTTGTCACCCCCATTAAGGCAACATCTACACAATTTTGTGATAAGGAATAACGGTAAAAATCTGGTATATTAGGCCACCAACACCACTCAGGTAAGCTTGGCGGTGGTATTATATGTTCACCCATAGATTTAAACGTCACAATTCCTGAACGTTGTAAATCTTGTGAATCTAAATTAGCAAATATTTTTTTCTGTGCTGTGCGATGAGCAGGATTATGTCTCACCATGACCACATCTAAAAAAGGATGATTTAACCAAGCTTGAGCATGATCAAGATTATGAAAAGACGCACCGACATAACGCACCGCACCCATTTTCTTCAGCCGTTCAGATACACCAAAAGCTTCTTCGACAAACTGTTGATATCCTGTATTTGGCCCCCGCAAATAAGGAGAATGTTCAAAGCAATCTCGAATGGCTTCACCATCGCGATCGCCAACCCAACCCCAAAACAACACATCAATATAATCAATCCCTAATTCTTCAAACTGATCGTATAAAACACCCACTAAAGATTCGGGACTTTTAATATAAGTAACAGTCGCTAACACCACTTTTTCCCGCACTGATGAACCTCGCCCACACAGTTGACGCAATCCATCCGCCATATTTTGATAAATAAAATGATGCAAATCACTAGAATAGAAGAAGTAGTTAATTCCTCGCTCAAAAGCATAGAGTGTATCTTCACTAGAAATACCGCCTCCGCCACCTATACCCAAGCAACTCACTGTTAAATCAGTTCGTCCTAGTTGACGGTAAAAAGGTAAGGGAAATTTTTGTTCATGAGAATTGCTTTGATTTAAAAAATTATGATTAGATTCAACGACAGAAATTAGTTGTTCCATAAATTTTATTTTTGAGTGATAGAAAACTTTAATAAAAATATATTGATAATTTGCTATTTACTAATAATGCTATTTGCTTCTTGTGGCGATAATCCCACACTGGCGGCCAATTGCTCTAAAGCGATTCTTTCCCTTGTATTTGTATTCAACATTTCTGTGACAGCAGCCACATAATCTGCATTACCAAGTTGAGTTTGGATATTAACACTTGCAACCCGTGAACTATCAGCAAACTTTTGCATTTGGTAGGTAGCAATTTTCGCGGCTTGACGTGCTTGCAAGTATTCAACGTAATACTGTACTATAGCTACTCTTTTTTGGCGTTTTTCTTCTAGCAACCGAGCTTTCAGAACAGATGATTGTTGAGTAGCAGTTAAGAGCCTAATAGGGTTAACTGTAACACCAATGTAAAACTCTTCATAATTGTTAAATGATCCGTATGTTGTGCCGGAGAAACTAACACTCATCACATCATTAAAGGGACTTAACCCCCTTGCTGCCTTTGCTTCTAAGATGTCGGGAGAATTACGTTCAGCGATACTAACTAACTCGTCAATGTTTTTGAGATCCTGCGGTGTAATCTCTGTTTGCAAAAGTTCTGGTTGATTGTAATTAACATTATTTTCTGATGCCACTACTATTGCAGGAATTTCAAAAATTGT is a window of Aulosira sp. FACHB-615 DNA encoding:
- a CDS encoding aldo/keto reductase — protein: MEQLISVVESNHNFLNQSNSHEQKFPLPFYRQLGRTDLTVSCLGIGGGGGISSEDTLYAFERGINYFFYSSDLHHFIYQNMADGLRQLCGRGSSVREKVVLATVTYIKSPESLVGVLYDQFEELGIDYIDVLFWGWVGDRDGEAIRDCFEHSPYLRGPNTGYQQFVEEAFGVSERLKKMGAVRYVGASFHNLDHAQAWLNHPFLDVVMVRHNPAHRTAQKKIFANLDSQDLQRSGIVTFKSMGEHIIPPPSLPEWCWWPNIPDFYRYSLSQNCVDVALMGVTNRQEIDEAISAVEKGRLSPAEIEQINLFGDMVRYGLDFNQIHPFQKVKLLRQPQT